The sequence TCAAGAGAATATCCTACTGGTTTTGAGGCAAAACAAGCTCGTATTGTCAAGAAAGCTAGTGGTTATTACTTGATGATTACTTTTCAACAATACGAAGAATGTCCAGACCCAGTAGTTGGCAAAACCAGTTTAGGAATTGATGCGGGAATTGAAAGTTTCATGGCTACCAATTTAGGAGAATTAATCAAAGCCCCACGATTTTTGTTAAAGGCAATGCGTAAGCTTAAATGGCTACAAAGACGCTTAAAACATAAAATTAAAGGCTCTAACAACTGGTTAAAACTCCAAAGAAAAATAGCTCGTTTATATGAATCTGTAGCTAATACTCGTCGTGATTGGCAGTTTAAATTAGCTCATTACCTTTGCGATAAAGCCGACAATATTTTTGTTGAAGATATTAACTTTAATTCTTGGAGTCGAGGAATTGTTCGTAAACGTTCTCTCGAATCAGGGATAGGACAATTCATTAATGAAATTTTGCCTTATATCTCTTGGAAAAGAAATAAGTTTTATCTAAAAGTCAACAAGAATGGAACTTCTCAAGAATGCCCTAAATGCCATAAAATGACGGGCAAAAAGAAGTTAAATCAACGTTTGCATGATTGTCAGTTTTGTGGACATCAAGAAAATCGTGATACTGCGGCGGCAAAAGTAATTAAATACAGAGGAAAAATTGCGGTCGGACAGTCCGTAATGATTACTGAAAATGCTTGTGGAGACGGTCTGGCGGGGGTCAAACAATTAACGAATCTTTGATCTAGCTAAGAGTCTGTGATGCAAGAATCCCCCGTTAGACCGCCCAAGCGGTTAACGGCGGGAGTGTCAATCCTAACTCTGACCTTGAATACAGTGTACGCAATGCCTGGGATTTGCTCCCCAATGATTTTACTTGCCTGTAACTCGTCAATAATCGGCTGGACATCGGAGCGGATATTACGATACCGTTTAGCTAAAGTGCCTAGGCTTCGTTTGAACTCAGGTGCAACCTGGATTTGAATTGGCTCATTCTGCATCAATCCCATCCCAAAGCTGTGAAACAGGAAGTGTATTCCCTGTCATGGCTTCTTGCCATCCCTGACGAAAGCTTTCTTCTGCCGATTTCAGTGTAACACTCTCACGAAACAGACGAATTATTTGCAACAAATTGGGTAAGTATTCGTGGGGAGTTTGCTCGATTTCCCCAATTACTTGTTCAAGTAGCTTTTTCGTACTAGCATTGTCAGCTACAAAATTTTGTTCTGTCATTCTCGTACTCTGTTAGCAACACTCTGATTAAAAGTTTAGCAGAAAAGGAAGTTCCATTAAACTTTGAGATGTTATTCCAGTGCGATCGCGGCTTTTGTAGGGTGCGTTAATGTTAATGTGGGGAAACTGCTTCCAAACCAGTAGTTTTTTTAAACAGTCAAACTCACGGAGACGTAATGGGTCGACCATCTCTCAAGTCTAAAATACGACTTACGGCGATTCTATCCCCTGGTTTAACACCGGAAATGACTTGATAAGCTTGTCCTTGAATGGCCCCAACTTTGACAGGAATTTGTTTAGCCACTAAAATTCCTGTAGCCTGTTTTGCATCTGCTGGTTGAGCCACAAAAACGAATTTTTGACCCCCTAAACTACTCACCGCCGTAGTTGGTACTAATACGCCAGGTTTTTGGTTCCAAATCACCCGTACTTGGACATATTGTTTATCCCGTAAGGTGCCATTATTACGAAAAGTCATTTTAACGCGAATAGCTTGGGCATTTTGTTCAACCAAGGGGGAAATATAAGTAATTTGTCCCCGGACTTTCGGACTGCCATCAGAGTTAATTATTTCGACAGGAATACCTTCGCGTAGTCGGTTACGGTTTTCTGTGGGAATATTAACATTAAGATGAAAAACTTGATTATCCGTAATGGTTGTAATGGCTTGTCCGATATCAATATTATCCCCTAATTTTTTATCATTGAAATCTCCAACTACACCGTTAATGGGAGCATAAAGAAAATTATAAGCTAACCCTTGGCTGATTGATCCAAGTTGTCCTTGAGCTTCTGTAATTGATGATTTTCGACTATTTATATTCGCTAAGGCCTGTTCAACTCGTTTTTCACTAGCGCGTAAATTTTCCTTGGCCGCATTGAGAGATTCTTGAGACGCATCACGAGCTTTAATAGTCTCCTGAAGTCGAGCTTTAGTGCTGTCAAGTTCTGATATTCTATCGTCTAAATTTTGTTGTGCTTGCACCCCTTCTTTGACCAAAAAGATGGCCCGTTCATAATTAATTTTTGCTAATTTTAACTGAGCGCGTAGATTTTCTATATTAGCCTCGGCCCCAGCTATTTGTGCTTTAGTTTGTTCTACTTCAAATTTGGCTTTATCCCTTTCGGCTTCTCTTTGTCGATATTCGGCTTCAGCAGCACTTAAATTAGCTTTAGCTACATTGAAACTTCCGGTAGCTGACCGGACATCTTCCTGTTCTTGAATAGGTTGAATTTCCACTAAGGTCTGTCCCTGACGTACCACATCCCCTTCTTTCACCAAAATATTAGCAATACGTCCACTGGTACGACTTGGAGCTAAGTTAACCCTTTGTCTAGCCTCTAAAGTTCCCACATATTGACTACTATCAATTAAACTAGCTGATTGTAAAGTTTGTAATGTAACGGGAATAGGTGGAGGGGCTGCGGCTTTTTTTTCTTCTGTCGTACTACAAGCCATAGTTAATAAAGAAATTAATAGAGCAGTTCCTAATAATTTTTGCGAAGATTGAACAGAATTGTTGATCATTTTACTAATTGTAATTTTAACCAGTCATTAAATCGTTTTATTTCTGTTAATTAGATTTCTTTAAGTTGCCTGAGGGAGTAAAAATAGGAGATTTTTGAGTAGGATAGGAGACAATTTTGCAGTCTACCATTCGTTGAGTAATGGCTGTATAATTGAGTCGACCACCTGTTATTTCGTATTCTGAACGGGGGATAGGAAGATGACCTACAGGGGCATCAAGACTATAATTCAGATTTTGTTTAAAGGTAATCCATTGATTATCTTTACGCCATCCTACTCTGTTACCAAACTGATCATAATTTTCGCTATTAAGTAACCTTCCTGGTTTATTTCCAGTTTCAATAAAAATAGGAAATTGTTCGCTAAAGCCAAATTTTTTCTGAGAATATTCTTGCCAAAGAGAATCAATAGTTTTAAGATCCCAACAAGCTAGGGTAGCAATATCTTGACGGGACATCCACCCTTGTTCGTCTCGGTTAATGGCTTTAAGAATTAATTCCCTAGTGGTTTCATTGGCCCGAAACCATTGTTGAGTGCTTAACAGATTACGCAATGGAGTATAGTCTACTTGGGTTTCAGGAGAGATTAAGGGGCGATCGCTATTTGGGGGAGTTTCTTGGGCCCCAAGACTTGATACAGATACCCAACTCAACATAACAACTAAGAGAAACTGTTTTAAGGGGGTTGGTGTTATCATCATAGGCTATCACAAAAATTAAAGGATTGAGGCTTAATTATACTCTGATCATTGTAACAATTAACCGATAATATGGTGATTTTTTCTATCTGCAAAGGGTTTAATTTATGAGGAACCACTCAATAATACAATCAATAACAGATAACTTAATTATGGATCATTAAATAATGACTTGGACTCGACACCACATTTTAAGCTTAGCTGACTGGAATACTCAAGAGTATAATACTTTATTACAAACTGCTTCTAGTTTTCGAGAAGTTCTCTCCCGACGCACTAAAAAGGTTCCGGCCCTTCAGGGACAAGTAGTGACAAATATGTTCTTTGAACCCTCTACTCGCACTCGCAGTAGTTTTGAATTAGCAGCTAAACGTCTATCGGCCGATATTCTTAATTTTGCCCCAGGAACCTCTTCTTTAACCAAAGGAGAAACCATTTTAGATACTGCTAAAACTTATTTGGCCATGGGAACTGATATTATGGTTATTCGTCATAAACAGGCGGGAGTTCCTCACGCGATCGCCGCAGAAATGGATCGTTTAAATACAGGGGTTAGTATCCTAAATGCCGGGGATGGCCAACATGAACACCCCTCTCAAGCATTACTTGATTTATTTACTTTGTGTTCTTTGCTAGACTTTGATCAACCTCGACTAGAATTATTACAAGGTAAAAAAATTGCTATTGTTGGTGATATTTTACATTCGCGGGTTGCTCGTTCTAATATTTGGAGTTTAACTGAGGCCGGAATGTCTGTACATTTAGCGGGGCCTCCTACTTTATTACCTCAATTATTTAGTCAGATTAAAACAGATTTTTATCCTGGACAATTATCTTTACATTGGCAACTAGAACCTGCTTTAATAGAAGCTGATTTTGTCATGACTTTAAGGTTACAACATGAACGAATGACCGATTATTTATTACCAAGTTTACGAGAATATCATCAAGGTTATGGTATTACCCGTGATCGTCTTAAATTATGTCATCCTAATGTTAAGATACTTCATCCTGGGCCAGTTAATCGAGGAGTAGAAATTAGTTCTGATTTAATGGATGATTCCAATTTTAGCTTAATTCAACAACAAGTAACCAGTGGTATTGCAGTTCGCATGGCTTTATTATATTTGATCGGTACATTGGCTGAGGAACGGTCAGAAGTTAAACATTTTTAAGTCCTTGCGACTACCCTTAGATCTTCTAGCTTTTTAACTTCTTGATATTTACTGTTTAAAGTGTGAGTATCAATTCCAAAATTAAGGACATTACTCATGAAAAGTTCAAGCAAAATCATCTTAGGGATAGCTTTACTCAGTACATTGGGGATTAGTGGTTTAGTACAAGCTATTAATACGAAACAAGTAAAATTACCAGTTGCTGTCATTTCTTCACAACATAAACCCTACCAAGTTGCAGAAGTACCAGGGGGTGATGGAGATGGGGAAATTAATGATGATGCTCAAGAACAAAAAGAATCCGCTAATTTACAATCTCTTGCTAAAATTGGCCCCCAACAAGCACAACAAGCTGCTGAAAAA is a genomic window of Aphanothece sacrum FPU1 containing:
- a CDS encoding RNA-guided endonuclease InsQ/TnpB family protein, which produces MITLTYQFKLKLTCQQTQEIENILVVCRRVYNFGLAERKAWLKSRKSPVNACSIISEYIFGVDTPYPNYFVQAKALTIAKQSLESLRSVNAQVLQQTLKTLDKAFTDMKAKGNGFPRFKKVMRSFVFPAMLKNCLANGKVKLPQLGWVNIRQSREYPTGFEAKQARIVKKASGYYLMITFQQYEECPDPVVGKTSLGIDAGIESFMATNLGELIKAPRFLLKAMRKLKWLQRRLKHKIKGSNNWLKLQRKIARLYESVANTRRDWQFKLAHYLCDKADNIFVEDINFNSWSRGIVRKRSLESGIGQFINEILPYISWKRNKFYLKVNKNGTSQECPKCHKMTGKKKLNQRLHDCQFCGHQENRDTAAAKVIKYRGKIAVGQSVMITENACGDGLAGVKQLTNL
- a CDS encoding efflux RND transporter periplasmic adaptor subunit, giving the protein MINNSVQSSQKLLGTALLISLLTMACSTTEEKKAAAPPPIPVTLQTLQSASLIDSSQYVGTLEARQRVNLAPSRTSGRIANILVKEGDVVRQGQTLVEIQPIQEQEDVRSATGSFNVAKANLSAAEAEYRQREAERDKAKFEVEQTKAQIAGAEANIENLRAQLKLAKINYERAIFLVKEGVQAQQNLDDRISELDSTKARLQETIKARDASQESLNAAKENLRASEKRVEQALANINSRKSSITEAQGQLGSISQGLAYNFLYAPINGVVGDFNDKKLGDNIDIGQAITTITDNQVFHLNVNIPTENRNRLREGIPVEIINSDGSPKVRGQITYISPLVEQNAQAIRVKMTFRNNGTLRDKQYVQVRVIWNQKPGVLVPTTAVSSLGGQKFVFVAQPADAKQATGILVAKQIPVKVGAIQGQAYQVISGVKPGDRIAVSRILDLRDGRPITSP
- a CDS encoding GUN4 domain-containing protein, whose amino-acid sequence is MMITPTPLKQFLLVVMLSWVSVSSLGAQETPPNSDRPLISPETQVDYTPLRNLLSTQQWFRANETTRELILKAINRDEQGWMSRQDIATLACWDLKTIDSLWQEYSQKKFGFSEQFPIFIETGNKPGRLLNSENYDQFGNRVGWRKDNQWITFKQNLNYSLDAPVGHLPIPRSEYEITGGRLNYTAITQRMVDCKIVSYPTQKSPIFTPSGNLKKSN
- a CDS encoding aspartate carbamoyltransferase catalytic subunit: MTWTRHHILSLADWNTQEYNTLLQTASSFREVLSRRTKKVPALQGQVVTNMFFEPSTRTRSSFELAAKRLSADILNFAPGTSSLTKGETILDTAKTYLAMGTDIMVIRHKQAGVPHAIAAEMDRLNTGVSILNAGDGQHEHPSQALLDLFTLCSLLDFDQPRLELLQGKKIAIVGDILHSRVARSNIWSLTEAGMSVHLAGPPTLLPQLFSQIKTDFYPGQLSLHWQLEPALIEADFVMTLRLQHERMTDYLLPSLREYHQGYGITRDRLKLCHPNVKILHPGPVNRGVEISSDLMDDSNFSLIQQQVTSGIAVRMALLYLIGTLAEERSEVKHF
- a CDS encoding PepSY domain-containing protein, whose protein sequence is MKSSSKIILGIALLSTLGISGLVQAINTKQVKLPVAVISSQHKPYQVAEVPGGDGDGEINDDAQEQKESANLQSLAKIGPQQAQQAAEKAIGSQASQVKLENEDGNLVYSVIIGQKDIKVDAGNGKILYTDTSNAETNEKDRPHSSIRIAENADENNETNDR